Proteins from a single region of Novosphingobium sp. CECT 9465:
- a CDS encoding LLM class flavin-dependent oxidoreductase — MKLSVLDLVSVVEGGTVRDALANSAAAAKVAEECGYQRYWVAEHHGMEGIASAAVSVVLAHIGHATSTIRIGSGGIMLPNHSPLVIAEQFGTLDALFPGRIDLGLGRAPGADQRIVRALRKDTNRAAEEFPADVVELQAQFAGDPRVPLQAVPGKDAKPQIWILGSSLFGAQLAAMLGLPYAFASHFAPRHLDEALRIYRERFEPSETLAQPYCAAAINVIAADTDEEAHLLASSMDQSFVALRTGTPGKLQPPVPNYRDDLPAPAIAMLESVRRVSAVGTVETVRKGLAAFAERTGADEIIAAASIFDQTARLRSLRLTMQAANGLVPA; from the coding sequence ATGAAACTATCCGTTCTCGATCTGGTCAGCGTGGTCGAGGGCGGAACGGTCCGCGATGCGCTCGCCAATTCCGCCGCCGCTGCAAAAGTGGCGGAAGAATGCGGTTACCAGCGCTATTGGGTGGCCGAGCATCACGGCATGGAAGGAATCGCCAGTGCGGCCGTCTCGGTCGTGCTGGCCCATATCGGCCATGCCACCTCGACCATCCGCATCGGTTCGGGCGGAATCATGCTGCCCAATCACAGCCCGCTGGTGATCGCCGAACAATTCGGCACGCTTGACGCGCTGTTTCCGGGCCGCATCGATCTTGGCCTTGGGCGCGCGCCCGGCGCCGACCAGCGCATCGTGCGCGCCTTGCGCAAGGACACCAATCGCGCGGCGGAGGAATTCCCCGCCGATGTGGTCGAGTTGCAGGCCCAGTTCGCGGGCGACCCGCGGGTGCCTTTGCAAGCTGTTCCGGGCAAGGATGCCAAGCCGCAGATATGGATTTTGGGATCGAGCCTTTTCGGCGCGCAACTGGCCGCGATGCTGGGTCTGCCCTATGCTTTCGCCTCGCATTTCGCGCCCCGGCATCTCGATGAAGCGCTCAGGATATATCGCGAACGATTCGAACCATCCGAAACCCTTGCGCAGCCCTATTGCGCGGCTGCGATAAACGTCATTGCCGCCGACACTGACGAGGAAGCGCACCTGCTGGCCTCATCCATGGATCAATCCTTTGTCGCGCTGCGCACCGGTACGCCCGGCAAGCTCCAGCCGCCCGTGCCCAATTACCGGGATGATCTTCCCGCCCCCGCCATCGCCATGCTCGAAAGCGTTCGCCGGGTCAGCGCGGTGGGCACGGTCGAGACGGTTCGCAAGGGCCTTGCGGCTTTTGCCGAGCGGACGGGTGCCGACGAGATCATCGCCGCCGCCTCGATCTTCGACCAGACCGCGCGGCTGCGGTCGCTGCGGTTGACCATGCAGGCGGCAAACGGGCTGGTGC
- a CDS encoding alpha/beta fold hydrolase translates to MTDLARFNLPSGQQMAYRHLAGTAPTIVFLPGYMSDMAGGKAQAVMEWAQRRGRGCLLLDYTGCGQSDGAFADGSLSRWRDEVVALIVHLGIESVQLVGSSMGGWLMLLVAEALGDRAKALIGIASAPDFTEWGFSQSQRIALAAGRTIFEDNPYGPEPTPTHARFWSDGERNKRLAAGVAFDGPVRLLHGLEDADVPWEISLRLARALRSADVQVHLIKDGDHRLSRESDIALLLRELADLEG, encoded by the coding sequence ATGACCGACCTTGCCCGCTTCAACCTGCCATCCGGCCAGCAGATGGCCTATCGCCATCTTGCCGGGACTGCGCCGACAATCGTCTTCCTCCCCGGCTATATGTCCGACATGGCGGGCGGAAAGGCGCAGGCGGTTATGGAATGGGCGCAGCGAAGGGGGCGGGGCTGTCTGTTGCTCGACTATACCGGCTGCGGGCAGAGCGACGGCGCGTTCGCGGACGGCAGCTTGTCCCGATGGCGCGACGAGGTGGTGGCGCTGATCGTTCATCTTGGCATCGAATCGGTCCAGCTTGTCGGATCGAGCATGGGCGGCTGGCTGATGCTGCTGGTGGCCGAAGCACTGGGTGACCGGGCAAAGGCGCTTATCGGGATCGCATCCGCGCCCGATTTCACCGAATGGGGTTTTTCGCAATCGCAGCGGATTGCGCTGGCGGCAGGGCGCACGATCTTCGAGGACAACCCTTACGGCCCCGAACCGACGCCGACTCACGCGCGGTTCTGGTCCGATGGAGAGCGCAACAAGCGGTTGGCGGCAGGGGTGGCGTTCGATGGGCCGGTGCGGCTGCTGCACGGGCTGGAAGATGCCGACGTGCCGTGGGAAATTTCGTTGCGTCTTGCGCGGGCATTGCGTTCAGCCGATGTGCAGGTGCATCTGATCAAGGACGGCGACCACCGGCTCTCGCGGGAAAGCGACATCGCCCTGCTGCTGCGCGAACTGGCCGATCTTGAAGGATAA
- a CDS encoding helix-turn-helix transcriptional regulator has translation MKNRLKVLRAMRNWSQADLAEKLEVSRQSVNAIETGKYDPSLPLAFRIAELFELPIEQIFEKGE, from the coding sequence ATGAAGAACCGCCTCAAGGTGCTGCGTGCGATGCGCAACTGGAGCCAGGCCGATCTTGCCGAAAAGCTGGAGGTCAGCCGCCAGTCCGTCAACGCGATCGAGACCGGGAAATACGACCCCTCGCTCCCGCTTGCGTTCCGCATCGCCGAGTTGTTCGAACTGCCGATCGAACAGATATTCGAGAAAGGGGAATAG
- a CDS encoding tetratricopeptide repeat protein — MIDLPPPQPFAVEMVQEAQLMQVGPNPSPGQVSPLPIPRRRKQADVEAEAGLVRPDLPEQDRLTACIAKAARDPQAALADARSWAAEGRDAGQNVRANQCLGLILSNTGDFDGALDAFAQGVAGIPAEQEVAAVPLMAMAGNAALAGGKPEDALGWFDRALAVKGYADNAALAGIQADRARTLVALGRLAEAGGALDEVHRLAPEDAEGWLLSATLARRNDDLPRAQRDIEIAANYAPRDPRIGLEAGVIAVLDGRDDAARKSWTSVVTADPDGDFGKVAKEYLEQLGDAPTSAATPATEKTPAP; from the coding sequence ATGATCGACCTGCCCCCGCCGCAGCCCTTTGCGGTCGAGATGGTGCAAGAGGCGCAATTGATGCAGGTGGGACCGAACCCCTCGCCCGGCCAAGTATCGCCCTTGCCGATCCCGCGCCGCCGCAAGCAGGCCGATGTCGAGGCAGAAGCCGGGCTGGTGCGGCCCGATCTGCCCGAACAGGATCGCCTCACGGCCTGCATCGCCAAGGCTGCGCGCGATCCGCAAGCCGCGCTTGCCGATGCGCGAAGCTGGGCCGCCGAAGGCCGCGATGCCGGGCAGAACGTGCGCGCCAACCAGTGCCTCGGACTGATCCTTTCAAACACTGGTGATTTTGACGGGGCGCTGGACGCTTTTGCGCAAGGCGTGGCGGGCATCCCTGCCGAACAGGAAGTCGCCGCTGTGCCGCTGATGGCCATGGCAGGGAACGCGGCGCTGGCAGGCGGCAAGCCGGAGGACGCGCTGGGCTGGTTCGATCGCGCGCTCGCGGTGAAGGGCTATGCCGACAACGCGGCGCTGGCGGGAATACAGGCAGACCGGGCGCGGACCCTGGTGGCGCTGGGGCGGCTGGCGGAGGCGGGCGGCGCCCTGGATGAGGTACACCGGCTTGCGCCCGAAGATGCCGAGGGCTGGCTGCTTTCAGCCACGCTGGCGCGGCGCAATGACGATTTGCCGCGCGCGCAACGCGATATCGAGATTGCCGCCAACTATGCCCCGCGCGATCCGCGCATCGGGCTGGAAGCGGGCGTGATCGCCGTGCTCGACGGGCGCGACGACGCGGCACGTAAATCGTGGACATCGGTTGTAACCGCCGATCCCGATGGCGATTTCGGAAAGGTTGCAAAGGAATACCTTGAACAGCTTGGGGATGCCCCCACATCTGCCGCAACGCCAGCAACAGAAAAGACGCCAGCCCCATGA